The following are from one region of the Oncorhynchus nerka isolate Pitt River linkage group LG8, Oner_Uvic_2.0, whole genome shotgun sequence genome:
- the LOC115121768 gene encoding paired box protein Pax-4-like: MIELASEGVRPCEISRILQVSNGCVSKILSRYHKTGLLDPKATGGSRPRLLTPEVISKIIECKTKNPTIFAWEIRKKLAAERICKSAKVPSVSSVNRILRKIQLDSAMLSVEISAHHPRYPGLLVETPTQSVVKEREEMETVEVNELQPPGPQHRNRTTFTLVQCRVLEQEFTQSHYADMFTREKLSSEIQLPEDTIKVWFSNRRAKWRREAKYKSSVHGAHTSFLTNQKNKDFPAVNSMTTTNSMTQQTHWGQRESLGVQFDTSCSEISQRYGPATTIERGIGGTEVLGYRGISIPLPSSASQYSGSTTFPLVHLQDERTPSAHHAERFIFPLAHHYTDVRTVFPLAHQTERMGHSLNYHWDDGSDFQFSHHQTDERIILAHHRERTGGPSLI; encoded by the exons ATGATCGAACTGGCATCGGAAGGTGTGCGCCCATGCGAGATCTCCAGAATTCTGCAG GTGTCAAATGGCTGCGTCAGCAAGATTTTGAGCAGGTACCACAAAACCGGCCTCCTGGACCCGAAGGCGACCGGAGGTAGTAGACCTCGACTCCTCACCCCCGAAGTCATCTCGAAAATAATCGAATGCAAGACGAAAAACCCAACAATATTCGCCTGGGAAATCAGAAAAAAGCTCGCGGCCGAAAGAATCTGTAAATCGGCCAAAGTGCCCAGT GTATCCTCTGTAAACCGAATTCTCAGGAAAATTCAACTTGACTCTGCGATGTTGAGTGTGGAGATTTCTGCGCACCACCCCAGATACCCAG GTCTTCTAGTGGAGACCCCAACGCAGTCAgtagtgaaggagagggaggagatggagacagttgAGGTGAACGAGCTCCAGCCTCCCGGGCCCCAGCATCGCAACCGCACCACCTTCACCCTGGTGCAGTGCAGAGTGTTAGAGCAAG AATTCACACAGAGCCACTATGCAGACATGTTCACCAGGGAAAAACTGTCATCTGAGATCCAACTTCCAGAGGACACCATCAAG GTGTGGTTCTCAAACAGAAGAGCAAAATGGAGGAGGGAAGCCAAGTATAAGAGCAGTGTCCACGGAGCacata CTTCATTTCTGACGAACCAAAAGAACAAAGATTTCCCTGCAGTGAATTCGATGACAACAACCAACTCAATGACTCAACAG ACTCACTGGGGTCAGAGGGAGAGTTTGGGAGTACAGTTTGACACTTCATGCTCAGAAATCTCCCAGAGATATGGTCCAGCTACTACAATAGAGAGAG GTATAGGAGGAACAGAAGTGTTGGGTTATAGAGGCATCTCCATTCCGCTTCCATCCTCAGCATCTCAATACTCAGGCAGCACCACATTCCCATTGGTCCATCTCCAGGACGAGAGGACTCCATCGGCTCACCATGCAGAGAGATTCATTTTCCCATTGGCTCATCATTACACAGACGTGAGGACAGTCTTCCCATTGGCTCATCAGACTGAGAGGATGGGACATTCACTGAACTATCATTGGGATGATGGGTCAGATTTCCAATTTTCTCATCACCAAACAGATGAAAGGATTATATTGGCTCATCACAGGGAGAGGACTGGTGGTCCATCGCTTATTTGA